The following proteins are co-located in the Heliorestis convoluta genome:
- the hypE gene encoding hydrogenase expression/formation protein HypE, producing MKEVKEKPILLAHGDGGALTHQLVQDLFLQHFKHEALQAQNDGALLKALSGPPVLSTDSFVISPYFFPGGDIGKLAVAGTVNDIAVTGAIPLYLTVAFILEEGLPISDLEKIVASLAKTAEEAGVAIVAGDTKVVERGHGDGIYINTTGLGYMPAERHLGYHQIQAGDKIIINGTIGDHGLSILSTRAGIAFDTELSSDCAPLNHLIEAILQSCPGAVKFMRDPTRGGVATTAKEIALASEKDLILDEEALPIGETVAGAAEFLGLDPLYMANEGKVIIIVDGERAEEVLATMRELPHGHNSAVIGKVEEKKSHKGQLYVKTHFGSHRILDMIAGDPLPRIC from the coding sequence GTGAAAGAAGTCAAAGAGAAACCTATCTTATTGGCCCATGGAGATGGTGGCGCTTTAACCCATCAGCTTGTGCAAGATTTGTTTCTCCAACATTTTAAGCATGAAGCGCTGCAAGCACAAAATGACGGTGCACTTCTAAAAGCCTTATCAGGACCGCCTGTCCTTTCGACAGACTCCTTTGTCATCAGCCCCTACTTTTTTCCCGGTGGTGATATTGGCAAGCTTGCTGTAGCGGGTACCGTTAACGATATTGCTGTAACAGGCGCAATTCCCCTTTATCTAACCGTTGCTTTTATCCTCGAAGAAGGGCTCCCCATCTCAGACCTAGAAAAAATCGTAGCTTCTTTGGCAAAAACAGCAGAAGAAGCGGGCGTCGCCATCGTAGCAGGTGACACAAAAGTAGTAGAAAGAGGTCACGGTGATGGTATTTATATCAACACGACAGGCCTAGGCTACATGCCTGCAGAGCGCCATCTAGGCTATCACCAGATTCAAGCAGGTGATAAAATTATCATCAATGGCACCATAGGCGATCATGGCTTGTCCATTCTTTCTACACGCGCAGGCATTGCTTTTGATACAGAGCTGTCTAGTGACTGCGCGCCACTGAATCACTTGATCGAAGCAATTTTACAGTCTTGCCCCGGTGCTGTTAAATTTATGCGCGATCCTACCCGCGGTGGTGTAGCCACAACAGCCAAAGAAATTGCGCTAGCTTCTGAGAAAGACTTGATACTTGATGAAGAAGCCTTGCCGATTGGGGAAACTGTTGCTGGTGCTGCTGAGTTTTTAGGCCTTGATCCTTTATATATGGCCAATGAAGGAAAAGTGATCATCATCGTTGATGGTGAAAGAGCAGAGGAAGTTCTAGCAACGATGCGAGAACTTCCTCACGGTCATAACAGCGCAGTTATTGGCAAGGTAGAAGAGAAAAAGAGCCACAAAGGCCAGTTGTACGTAAAGACCCATTTCGGCAGTCATCGCATTCTTGATATGATAGCAGGCGATCCCCTGCCCAGGATATGTTAG
- the hypD gene encoding hydrogenase formation protein HypD has protein sequence MLSEQLKRFREPQLARQMLDKVKKSLQELQAHLGYKATFMEFCGTHTAAFSRTGLREELKEDVNLLSGPGCPVCVTADSHIDQVIAYSQLPNVIITTYGDMVKVPGTEKTLQEQKACGSDVRIVYSSLEALEIAKKNSNRPVIFIGVGFETTTPTAAMTLRKAMEEGVNNFYLYSLHKATAPALQALFSTNLPNIDGILLPGHVAIITGRRQWDVITKDYNLQGTIAGFEALDLLIALEDLCSRIQNSSKQVGNAYGRAVQEEGNIIARQAMDHLFELRDGPWRGLGTISQSVYKLKKEYKAYDAEEVFPLPSIPQGKPSPCLCGEILKGLKKPFECPLFAHRCNPIRPQGPCMVSHEGTCAIYYKYERTV, from the coding sequence GTGCTCTCAGAACAACTAAAGCGTTTTCGAGAACCCCAGTTGGCCCGGCAGATGCTGGACAAAGTAAAAAAAAGCTTGCAAGAACTGCAAGCCCATCTTGGCTATAAAGCCACTTTTATGGAGTTTTGCGGCACCCACACAGCCGCTTTCTCGCGAACAGGCTTACGAGAAGAACTGAAAGAAGATGTAAATCTATTAAGTGGGCCCGGTTGTCCCGTCTGTGTAACGGCAGATTCCCATATCGATCAAGTAATCGCCTACAGTCAACTTCCCAACGTGATTATTACAACCTACGGCGATATGGTAAAAGTGCCAGGAACAGAAAAGACGTTACAAGAACAAAAAGCTTGCGGAAGCGATGTTCGCATCGTCTACTCTTCTTTAGAAGCTTTAGAAATCGCGAAAAAAAATAGCAACCGACCTGTCATCTTTATTGGTGTTGGCTTTGAGACGACAACGCCTACAGCCGCCATGACTTTGCGCAAAGCCATGGAAGAGGGCGTCAATAACTTTTATCTCTATTCCTTACATAAAGCCACAGCGCCGGCCCTACAAGCCCTTTTCTCGACGAACCTGCCGAATATAGATGGCATCCTTTTACCAGGTCATGTGGCGATTATCACAGGTCGTCGTCAATGGGATGTAATCACAAAGGATTATAACTTGCAAGGAACTATCGCAGGCTTTGAAGCTTTGGATTTATTGATCGCTTTGGAGGATCTATGCTCTCGCATCCAAAATTCATCGAAGCAAGTGGGCAACGCTTACGGCAGAGCCGTTCAAGAAGAAGGCAATATCATTGCCCGGCAAGCGATGGATCATCTTTTTGAACTTCGAGATGGACCTTGGCGCGGACTCGGTACCATTTCCCAAAGCGTCTATAAACTCAAAAAAGAATATAAAGCGTACGATGCAGAAGAAGTCTTTCCCTTACCTTCGATCCCACAAGGCAAACCGTCACCTTGTCTTTGTGGAGAAATCTTAAAAGGACTCAAAAAACCTTTCGAATGTCCACTTTTTGCCCATCGCTGTAATCCCATTCGGCCCCAGGGCCCTTGCATGGTGTCCCATGAAGGAACTTGTGCTATTTACTACAAATATGAAAGAACTGTCTAG
- a CDS encoding HypC/HybG/HupF family hydrogenase formation chaperone, translating into MCLAAPSRITRIEEASMMAEVESFGNKRKVSLLMVPEAKMGDYVLVHAGYAIQILDEADAKESLRLWEEILCSQNN; encoded by the coding sequence ATGTGTCTAGCAGCACCTTCAAGAATCACTCGAATTGAAGAAGCTTCTATGATGGCCGAAGTGGAATCTTTCGGTAACAAAAGGAAGGTCTCTTTACTTATGGTTCCAGAAGCGAAAATGGGAGACTATGTTCTCGTTCATGCTGGCTATGCCATTCAGATTCTCGATGAAGCAGATGCGAAGGAAAGCTTGCGCCTGTGGGAGGAAATATTGTGCTCTCAGAACAACTAA
- the hypF gene encoding carbamoyltransferase HypF → MRSLQVEVKGLVQAVGFRPFVYQLAHQWNLRGWVCNNAEGVVIVVEGTHSDMEAFLQDLTTKAPPLSRIDQVNLSEQEWKRYTEFTIRPSQEGQARLAPVPPDIAICPQCHEDLCNKGSRYYHYPFTNCTNCGSRYTIIETFPYDRPRTAMASFAMCLACRQEYMDPLNRRFHAQPIACPTCGPHLWMSDRQGRPLQGAWQENFHKRIRGGQIVAVKSLGGFHLVCDGRNATAITTLRQRKKRPHQPFAVMGQGIKVVQALCLLCDEEEKMLTGPQSPIVVLEQRRDIAQQLPSIDLLAPGVKTLGMMTPYTPLHFLLFADDVDVLVMTSGNLSGFPLARTEEEALEQLSSIADAFLFHNRPIVSRADDSVLRLIDGSWHLYRRSRGFVPVSLPLPAPSATPLQSASMLAVGGDMKNTFALVKDGEAVLSQHMGTLHTREGEKNYLESLTHLQKLLDLEPASITCDGHPHYHSVHLAHRLSKPLLTVQHHHGHFAATMADHGCTQPCIGVIMDGTGYGDDGTIWGFEIMTGDLQSYQRHYALRPVPLPGGERAVKKPYITAAAFLGEAFGDPGWEKAKELFPAEAKEIALARLLVQQKLNSPLVSSAGRFLDALSALLGICKESTYDGQAAIELGEAPSYRLGLAGRKAHNHEIEETLALGSYPFLLPQDASLYFDYSPVLTGLLEDLEKGVDRSILASRLHNSFALLIREAVCKVAQKEKRSTVALGGGVFQNPYLFTLVHYLLRQEGLQVLWPQRVPANDGGLSYGQAAIAYWHHQQVNEEKAGVEDVSSSTFKNHSN, encoded by the coding sequence ATGAGGAGTCTGCAAGTTGAAGTAAAAGGGCTGGTACAAGCCGTAGGCTTTCGTCCCTTTGTCTATCAACTTGCGCACCAGTGGAATCTGCGTGGTTGGGTCTGTAACAATGCAGAAGGGGTTGTCATCGTTGTAGAAGGTACTCACAGTGATATGGAAGCCTTCTTACAAGATCTTACGACCAAGGCGCCTCCTTTAAGTCGCATTGATCAAGTCAATCTTTCCGAACAAGAGTGGAAAAGGTATACAGAGTTTACCATTCGACCAAGCCAAGAGGGACAGGCTCGATTGGCGCCTGTCCCTCCTGATATTGCGATCTGCCCTCAGTGTCATGAAGACTTATGCAACAAGGGCAGTCGCTATTATCACTATCCCTTTACCAATTGCACCAATTGCGGCTCTCGCTATACCATTATAGAGACTTTTCCCTACGATCGGCCTCGGACAGCGATGGCTTCTTTTGCTATGTGTTTGGCTTGTCGTCAAGAATATATGGATCCTCTCAACCGCCGCTTTCACGCCCAGCCCATTGCATGCCCAACTTGTGGACCACACCTTTGGATGAGCGATAGGCAGGGCCGTCCCTTACAAGGTGCCTGGCAGGAAAACTTTCACAAGCGGATTCGAGGAGGCCAAATTGTAGCGGTAAAAAGTCTAGGTGGCTTTCACCTTGTCTGTGATGGCCGCAATGCTACAGCCATTACAACATTACGGCAAAGAAAAAAGCGCCCTCACCAACCCTTTGCCGTTATGGGCCAGGGAATCAAAGTCGTGCAAGCCTTATGCCTTCTATGCGACGAAGAAGAAAAAATGTTAACAGGGCCTCAAAGCCCTATCGTTGTTTTAGAACAAAGGCGAGACATTGCACAGCAATTGCCTAGCATCGATCTTTTAGCACCGGGCGTGAAAACACTCGGTATGATGACGCCCTATACCCCCTTGCATTTCTTACTCTTTGCTGATGATGTTGACGTACTCGTGATGACATCTGGCAATCTTTCTGGCTTTCCCTTAGCGAGAACAGAAGAAGAAGCTTTAGAGCAGCTCTCTTCCATAGCCGATGCTTTTTTGTTTCATAATCGACCTATCGTCAGCCGAGCCGATGACTCTGTACTTCGCTTGATAGACGGAAGCTGGCATTTGTATCGTCGTTCTAGAGGCTTTGTTCCTGTAAGCTTGCCTCTACCGGCTCCTTCAGCAACGCCGTTGCAGAGTGCTTCTATGTTGGCAGTCGGTGGCGATATGAAAAATACCTTTGCTCTAGTCAAAGATGGAGAAGCTGTACTAAGTCAACACATGGGGACCCTGCACACACGAGAAGGAGAAAAGAATTACCTAGAAAGCTTGACGCATTTACAAAAGTTGCTTGATCTAGAACCAGCGAGTATCACCTGTGACGGACATCCTCACTACCACAGTGTTCATCTAGCCCATCGCTTGTCCAAGCCTTTGCTGACAGTACAGCACCATCACGGCCATTTCGCTGCAACCATGGCTGATCACGGCTGCACGCAACCTTGCATCGGTGTTATCATGGATGGAACAGGCTATGGTGATGACGGTACCATCTGGGGCTTTGAAATCATGACAGGAGACTTACAAAGCTACCAACGTCACTATGCCTTACGCCCTGTCCCTTTGCCTGGTGGAGAAAGGGCTGTGAAAAAACCTTACATAACGGCAGCTGCTTTTCTAGGGGAAGCTTTTGGTGATCCCGGATGGGAAAAAGCCAAAGAACTTTTTCCTGCAGAAGCCAAAGAGATTGCGCTAGCACGTCTACTCGTTCAACAAAAACTAAATAGCCCTCTTGTCTCAAGTGCAGGTCGCTTTCTTGATGCTCTATCGGCCTTGCTTGGAATTTGCAAAGAAAGCACCTACGATGGCCAAGCTGCCATTGAGCTCGGAGAAGCCCCCTCTTATCGCCTCGGTCTTGCTGGCAGAAAAGCCCATAACCATGAAATTGAAGAAACATTGGCTCTTGGCTCTTATCCCTTTTTGCTTCCTCAAGACGCGTCTTTGTATTTTGATTATTCTCCAGTACTAACAGGTCTTTTAGAGGATCTAGAAAAAGGTGTAGATAGGTCTATTCTAGCGAGTCGATTGCACAATAGCTTTGCTTTGTTGATTCGAGAGGCAGTATGTAAAGTTGCACAAAAAGAAAAGAGAAGCACCGTAGCACTCGGTGGCGGTGTTTTTCAAAACCCTTACTTATTTACCCTGGTTCACTATCTTTTGCGTCAAGAGGGCTTGCAAGTGCTCTGGCCTCAACGGGTTCCAGCAAACGATGGGGGCCTTTCTTACGGCCAGGCTGCTATTGCATACTGGCACCATCAACAAGTCAACGAGGAAAAGGCAGGTGTTGAAGATGTGTCTAGCAGCACCTTCAAGAATCACTCGAATTGA
- the hypB gene encoding hydrogenase nickel incorporation protein HypB — protein sequence MQIHLNQKLLGANEKVASENRKRMEEKGVFLLNLMSSPGAGKTTVLEKTLPLFKERLAVAVIEGDIATLRDAERIAALKVPVVQINTHGACHLDATMIQSVLDQFDLDQLDLLIAENVGNLVCPAEFDLGEAAKVVLLSTTEGNDKIPKYPLMFREADGLLINKIDLLPFTDFSLEEVARDLKKINPLLPTFPVSARTGEGLEAWIDWLLTKMQERRESSSVRP from the coding sequence ATGCAAATTCACCTGAACCAAAAGCTACTAGGAGCCAATGAAAAGGTTGCTTCCGAAAATCGAAAGCGCATGGAAGAAAAAGGCGTCTTTCTTTTGAACTTAATGAGCTCGCCCGGTGCCGGGAAGACAACGGTTCTAGAAAAGACTTTGCCTCTCTTCAAAGAGCGCCTTGCTGTTGCGGTCATTGAAGGTGACATTGCCACACTTCGAGATGCCGAAAGAATCGCCGCCCTTAAAGTCCCTGTGGTTCAAATCAACACCCATGGTGCTTGTCATCTAGATGCAACGATGATTCAATCGGTATTGGATCAATTTGATCTAGATCAGCTTGACTTGTTGATTGCGGAGAATGTAGGGAACCTGGTCTGTCCTGCTGAATTCGATTTAGGAGAAGCAGCCAAAGTCGTTTTGCTTTCCACAACGGAAGGCAATGATAAGATCCCCAAATATCCGCTGATGTTTCGAGAAGCCGACGGTTTACTGATTAACAAGATTGATTTACTCCCTTTTACCGATTTTAGTCTCGAGGAAGTAGCAAGGGATCTGAAAAAGATCAATCCATTGCTACCGACCTTTCCTGTATCAGCTCGCACTGGCGAAGGGCTAGAAGCCTGGATTGACTGGCTCCTAACCAAAATGCAAGAAAGAAGGGAATCGTCATCGGTAAGACCATGA
- a CDS encoding hydrogenase maturation nickel metallochaperone HypA/HybF translates to MALMQSMVSLLQEEAAKNKIQSITKVKMSVGALTHALPDALQFAFSVVKEEPPFSPQALLEIEWIETRAYCNSCTLEFEVQGEQLFTCPQCQSFTVKVIAGRELSIDYFEGE, encoded by the coding sequence ATGGCTTTAATGCAAAGTATGGTCTCCTTGCTGCAGGAAGAAGCAGCAAAGAACAAGATTCAAAGCATCACCAAAGTGAAAATGTCAGTCGGCGCTTTGACCCATGCTTTGCCCGATGCATTGCAATTTGCTTTTTCCGTAGTCAAAGAAGAACCTCCTTTTTCTCCCCAGGCTCTTTTGGAAATTGAGTGGATAGAGACAAGAGCTTATTGCAACAGTTGCACCTTAGAATTTGAGGTGCAAGGGGAGCAGCTTTTTACTTGTCCTCAATGCCAATCTTTTACCGTTAAGGTTATTGCAGGTCGGGAGCTTTCAATTGATTATTTTGAAGGGGAGTAA
- a CDS encoding HyaD/HybD family hydrogenase maturation endopeptidase, with protein sequence MKKIVLLGIGNLLYSDEGLGVQVVQALQREYFFPDNVEVVDGGTQGLLLLEYLEEADYFLCVDAVNGGEEPGTLIRMEREELPHYVGIKMSQHQLGFQEVLALARLRGTLPEKIVLLGLQPASFDFGMELSAPIYQALPTLKEALLEQLREWDAMPLKIE encoded by the coding sequence ATGAAAAAAATTGTTCTACTAGGAATCGGCAATCTGCTTTACTCCGATGAAGGACTGGGCGTTCAAGTTGTGCAGGCTTTGCAACGAGAATACTTCTTTCCTGATAATGTAGAAGTTGTAGACGGTGGAACCCAAGGCTTGCTTCTATTAGAATATCTAGAAGAAGCAGACTACTTTCTCTGTGTTGATGCCGTCAACGGTGGAGAAGAGCCGGGCACTTTGATACGAATGGAAAGAGAAGAACTTCCACACTATGTAGGGATCAAAATGTCACAACATCAACTAGGTTTTCAAGAAGTACTCGCTTTAGCGCGTCTACGTGGGACCTTGCCAGAAAAAATTGTCTTACTAGGGCTACAACCGGCCAGTTTTGATTTTGGCATGGAGTTGTCTGCTCCTATTTACCAAGCCTTGCCAACGCTAAAAGAGGCTTTGCTTGAACAGCTGAGAGAATGGGATGCCATGCCCCTAAAAATCGAGTAA
- the cybH gene encoding Ni/Fe-hydrogenase, b-type cytochrome subunit, whose amino-acid sequence MRKLKPVYVWELPVRIYHWVNALCMVLLFATGIYIGTPFLRPTVVTGDATTVFWMGDAIAVHMAVAYLFTANYLFRIYWAFVGNEYARTHHWPWQKAYWGEFRDTLLHYLFIKKDEPHHLGHNPLANLAYFFFIMVGSAFMAVTGFAMYGELHPDGFMFSHFGWIIPLLGSSFEVHMLHRLGAWLMVSFIFVHLYMVIRHDVFARNGTMSSIFSGYKFDVEK is encoded by the coding sequence ATGAGAAAGCTCAAGCCTGTCTACGTTTGGGAACTGCCTGTACGCATTTATCACTGGGTAAATGCGCTTTGTATGGTACTTCTTTTTGCAACAGGTATCTACATTGGAACGCCTTTTTTACGGCCCACTGTCGTTACCGGTGATGCCACCACGGTTTTTTGGATGGGTGATGCCATAGCTGTTCACATGGCGGTGGCTTACCTTTTTACAGCCAACTATCTTTTTCGTATCTACTGGGCTTTTGTAGGCAATGAATATGCTCGTACCCATCATTGGCCTTGGCAAAAAGCCTATTGGGGAGAATTTCGAGATACTTTGTTGCACTATCTCTTCATTAAAAAGGATGAACCTCACCACCTAGGACATAACCCACTGGCGAACTTGGCCTATTTCTTTTTCATTATGGTTGGCTCTGCTTTCATGGCAGTTACGGGCTTTGCCATGTATGGAGAACTTCATCCCGATGGATTTATGTTCAGTCATTTTGGCTGGATAATCCCACTTCTTGGCTCAAGCTTTGAAGTACACATGCTGCATCGCCTTGGCGCATGGTTGATGGTTTCCTTTATATTCGTTCACCTTTACATGGTAATACGTCACGATGTATTTGCTAGAAATGGCACTATGTCATCCATTTTTAGTGGCTATAAGTTTGATGTAGAGAAATAA
- a CDS encoding nickel-dependent hydrogenase large subunit has product MAERIVIDPVTRIEGHLRVEATVQNGKIIDAASSGTAIRGLEIILQNRDPRDAWALVQRICGVCTTIHALTSVRAVEDALAIRIPPNAELIRNIMFCAQYVQDHVVHFYHLHAADWVDIPNALQADPAQTAALAQSISNWPKSTAGYFRDVQNKLKSFVESGQLGIFANAYWGHPAYKLPPEANLMALAHYLEALNWQKEIVKIHTIFGGKNPHPNYLVGGMACSIDINGDNAINIERFNMIEKLINEAIEFVEQVYIPDLMTIASFYKDTASYGGGVGNYLCFGDLPTTNIDDFSNYLLPRGVILNKNLNEVLAVDPRDPEQILEYTDHSWYDNSKSGLHPWDGETKMKYTGPKPPYYTLDESGQFNNKYTWLKAPRWKDKPMEVGPLARMLVAYAKKDALAHDQVKEEVDNVLSTLGVGPEALFSTLGRTAARGIESKLAAHWLKRFYRDLIDNVKKGDQRTFSPEKWEPKTWSKDAKGVGWAEAPRGALGHWVHIQNGKIANYQCVVPTTWNGSPKDHLGVSGAMEQALIGTPYVKEDEPLEMLRTIHSFDPCLACAVHLVDKEKQKVTTVEVQR; this is encoded by the coding sequence ATGGCTGAACGGATTGTAATTGACCCTGTCACTCGTATAGAAGGCCATTTACGGGTAGAAGCAACAGTTCAAAACGGAAAAATTATTGATGCTGCCAGTTCAGGCACGGCCATTCGAGGTCTAGAAATCATTCTACAAAATCGCGATCCTCGCGATGCCTGGGCTTTGGTGCAGCGCATCTGTGGTGTATGTACAACCATTCATGCTCTTACCTCAGTTCGAGCCGTAGAAGATGCCTTGGCGATTCGAATTCCTCCCAACGCGGAACTGATTCGCAACATTATGTTCTGCGCTCAATATGTACAAGACCACGTTGTCCACTTTTATCATCTTCATGCTGCCGACTGGGTCGATATCCCCAACGCTTTGCAAGCCGATCCAGCGCAAACAGCAGCATTGGCCCAGAGCATATCGAACTGGCCCAAATCCACAGCAGGTTACTTCCGCGATGTACAGAATAAGCTAAAAAGCTTTGTGGAAAGTGGACAGCTTGGTATTTTTGCCAATGCCTATTGGGGCCACCCAGCCTACAAATTACCACCAGAAGCAAACTTAATGGCCCTGGCGCACTATCTAGAAGCTTTGAACTGGCAAAAAGAAATCGTCAAGATTCACACGATTTTCGGTGGTAAAAACCCACACCCCAACTACCTCGTCGGTGGTATGGCTTGTTCTATTGATATTAATGGTGACAACGCCATTAATATCGAACGTTTCAATATGATTGAAAAGCTAATTAATGAAGCCATTGAATTTGTTGAGCAAGTATACATTCCAGATCTAATGACCATTGCCTCTTTCTACAAAGATACAGCATCATACGGCGGTGGCGTAGGCAACTATCTTTGCTTTGGTGACTTACCTACTACAAACATTGATGATTTCTCCAATTATCTTTTGCCAAGAGGCGTCATACTGAATAAAAACCTCAACGAAGTGCTCGCTGTCGATCCTCGGGACCCTGAGCAGATCCTAGAATATACCGACCATTCCTGGTACGACAACTCCAAGAGCGGCCTTCATCCTTGGGATGGAGAGACCAAAATGAAGTATACAGGACCAAAGCCACCCTACTACACCCTTGATGAGAGCGGTCAATTTAACAACAAATACACGTGGCTCAAAGCACCACGCTGGAAAGACAAGCCGATGGAAGTAGGCCCGCTGGCTCGCATGCTCGTAGCTTACGCGAAAAAAGATGCACTGGCCCACGATCAAGTAAAAGAAGAAGTAGACAATGTCCTCAGTACGCTGGGCGTAGGACCAGAAGCGCTCTTCTCCACACTAGGTCGAACGGCTGCACGTGGCATTGAATCAAAACTTGCTGCGCACTGGTTAAAGCGCTTTTACCGAGACTTGATCGACAATGTGAAAAAGGGTGACCAACGTACCTTTAGTCCAGAAAAATGGGAACCTAAGACATGGAGCAAAGATGCCAAAGGGGTAGGTTGGGCCGAAGCACCTCGCGGTGCCCTTGGACACTGGGTTCATATCCAAAACGGCAAAATCGCCAACTATCAATGTGTCGTTCCAACCACCTGGAATGGATCACCAAAAGATCATCTAGGCGTCAGCGGGGCTATGGAACAAGCTTTAATTGGCACACCCTACGTTAAAGAAGATGAACCTCTAGAAATGTTGCGCACCATTCACTCTTTTGACCCTTGCCTTGCTTGTGCCGTGCACCTCGTCGACAAAGAAAAGCAGAAAGTTACAACCGTCGAAGTACAACGATAA
- a CDS encoding hydrogenase small subunit, which yields MNVKEKDTFYGALQKRGVSRRDFLKFCTVMAASLGLSSSGAMTIAEALESRPRMPVIWRHFQECTCCTESFIRTSHPIVSEIIMSMISLDYDETLMVAAGERAEAMARKTMEEHKGNYILAVEGAIPMADGGIYCCVGGHSALELLKEEAQHAKAIIAWGSCAVNGCVQAAKPNPTGAVAVQDIIKNKPIINVPGCPPIAEVMAGVITHVLTFERLPELDGEGRPKAFYGHRIHDKCNRRAYFDAGMFVESFDDEGAKQGWCLYKLGCKGPNAYNNCSNIGFNGGVSYPIKSGHPCIACSEKGFWDYTGGQSIYSHLSDVPGLKIGKNVDQFGAIVVGGAIAGAAAHATVSAVTKKMHESKNETTTPSKNKEDESIGG from the coding sequence ATGAACGTTAAGGAAAAAGACACATTTTACGGCGCCTTACAAAAGCGAGGTGTCAGTCGGCGGGACTTTCTGAAGTTCTGCACGGTTATGGCCGCTTCTCTTGGTTTAAGCTCTAGCGGAGCCATGACCATAGCAGAAGCCCTAGAGTCAAGACCGAGAATGCCTGTGATTTGGCGACATTTTCAAGAGTGCACCTGTTGTACCGAATCTTTTATCCGTACTTCACACCCCATTGTTTCTGAAATTATTATGTCAATGATTTCTCTCGATTATGATGAAACACTGATGGTAGCAGCCGGTGAACGAGCAGAAGCCATGGCTAGAAAGACAATGGAAGAACATAAAGGCAACTACATACTTGCAGTAGAAGGCGCCATTCCCATGGCCGATGGTGGTATCTATTGTTGTGTAGGCGGACACAGTGCTCTGGAATTGCTCAAAGAAGAAGCCCAGCACGCCAAAGCCATCATTGCCTGGGGTTCCTGTGCTGTGAATGGCTGTGTACAAGCAGCCAAGCCGAACCCAACAGGTGCTGTGGCTGTGCAAGACATCATCAAGAACAAGCCGATCATCAATGTACCAGGCTGTCCTCCCATTGCAGAAGTTATGGCGGGTGTGATCACTCATGTCCTTACCTTTGAACGCTTGCCCGAGTTAGATGGTGAAGGAAGGCCGAAAGCTTTCTATGGTCACCGTATTCATGATAAGTGCAATCGCCGTGCTTATTTCGATGCGGGCATGTTCGTGGAATCTTTTGACGATGAAGGAGCCAAGCAAGGCTGGTGTCTCTACAAGCTCGGTTGTAAAGGCCCGAACGCCTATAACAACTGCTCGAACATTGGCTTTAACGGCGGTGTAAGTTATCCCATTAAATCAGGCCATCCCTGTATTGCCTGTTCCGAGAAAGGCTTCTGGGACTACACAGGTGGGCAATCCATTTACTCTCATCTTTCCGATGTACCAGGCCTGAAAATTGGCAAAAATGTTGACCAATTTGGCGCTATCGTTGTTGGCGGTGCTATTGCTGGTGCAGCCGCCCACGCAACTGTTTCGGCTGTAACGAAAAAAATGCACGAATCCAAAAATGAAACAACAACACCGTCAAAGAACAAGGAAGACGAAAGCATTGGAGGGTAA